The Candidatus Oleimmundimicrobium sp. genome has a window encoding:
- a CDS encoding DUF5317 domain-containing protein has product MLSIFIGWLRGGSLRRFADWNFRLPWVFIVAFLLQFFLPQIASVFNLGKNFAFFILVFSYILLMEGIILNLKNKYFPVLGLGILLNFLVITLNRGMPVSLETVAKYGSPEAALKIKQSFDFIHISMGNETLLKFLADIIPVPTLLPLGMSLVSVGDLFISLGIFLVVQKQMVYIGKRRMKKAAPQGH; this is encoded by the coding sequence ATTTTATCAATTTTCATAGGATGGTTAAGAGGGGGAAGCCTAAGAAGATTTGCGGATTGGAATTTTAGGCTTCCCTGGGTATTTATAGTGGCTTTTCTTTTGCAGTTTTTTCTTCCTCAAATAGCTTCAGTTTTTAACCTTGGCAAAAACTTTGCCTTTTTTATCTTGGTTTTTTCCTATATATTACTTATGGAAGGAATCATATTAAATCTTAAAAATAAATATTTTCCGGTTCTGGGTTTGGGTATTTTGTTAAATTTTTTGGTTATAACATTAAACAGGGGTATGCCCGTTTCGCTGGAAACTGTAGCCAAGTATGGCTCACCGGAAGCTGCGTTAAAAATAAAACAATCATTTGATTTTATCCACATTTCGATGGGTAATGAAACGCTACTTAAATTTCTTGCCGATATCATTCCCGTGCCTACATTGTTGCCTTTAGGTATGAGTCTTGTTAGTGTAGGTGATCTCTTTATTTCTTTGGGCATTTTTTTAGTTGTTCAAAAACAGATGGTTTATATCGGGA